The genomic stretch GGGGCATGTCGTCTCGGCCTTCGGCGGCTTCCTGATGGGCGGCGACGTGGTGGTGGGGCTGATCGTCTTCGCGATCCTGCTGGTGGTGAACTTCATGGTCATCACCAAGGGGTCGGGGCGTATCGCGGAGGTGGCTGCGCGCTTCAGCCTCGATGCGCTGCCGGGCAAGCAGATGGCGATCGACGCCGACCTGTCCTCGGGCCTGATCGACGAAGGCGAGGCGCGCCGGCGCCGCCGTGAACTGGAGGAAGAAACCGGGTTCTACGGTGCCATGGACGGCGCGGCGAAGTTCGTGCGCGGGGATGCCATCGCGGGGCTGATCATCACCGCGATCAACCTGCTGGGCGGCATGGCCATCGGTGTGGCGCGCCATGGCATGGGCTTCGGCGACGCGGCGCAGACCTTCTCGCTGCTCACGGTCGGCGACGGGCTGGTCAGCCAGATCCCCGCGCTGCTGGTTTCGATCGCGGCGGGCATCGTCGTCACCAAGGGTAATACCGAAGGCACCGCGGACCAGATGCTGGTCGGCCAGCTCGGCGCGGGGCCGAAGCCGCTCGCGATCGCGGCGGGCACGGCGGGCGTAATGGCGCTACTGCCCGGTATGCCGATGCTGCCCTTCCTGGCACTCGCCGGTGCGGCCGGCGCGGCGGCCTGGGCCAAGCAGAAGGCGATCGACGCGCCGGCGGAAGCGGCCGCAGCGCCGGCGGCGGCGGCCGACCCGCCAATCGCCGAGACGCTGCGCATCGACCTGCTGCGGCTGGAACTGGGCTACGGACTGCTCTCGCTGGCTGCCGGGGACGCGCCGCGGCTGACCGAACAGATCAAGGGCCTGCGCCGGTCCATCGCGCAGGAGATGGGCTTCGTGCTGCCCTCCGTGCGCATCCAGGACAACCTCTCGCTCTCGCCCGACACCTACGCGATTCGGGTGAAGGAGATCGAGGCCGGGCGCGGCCGGCTGCGCCCGCCGCTGGTCCTCGCGATCGACCCGGCCGGCGGCGTGCCCGACCTGCCCGGCGAACGCTGCAACGAACCGACCTTCGGACTGCCCGCGCTCTGGATTGAGGAGGCCCAGCGCGAGGACGCGCTGGCGCGCGGCTGCACCGTGGTCGATGCCGCCGGCGTGGTCGCCACGCACCTGACCGAGATGGTGCGCGAGAACATGGCGGAACTGCTCTCCTTCGCCGAGACTCAGAAGCTGCTCGACGACCTGCCGGCCGAACACCGCAAGCTGGTGGCGGACCTCGTGCCGGCGATGATCGGCGTGGGCGGGATCCAGCGCGTGCTGCAGGCGCTGCTGGGCGAACGTGTCTCGATCCGCGACCTGCCGACCATCCTCGAGGGCATCCAGGAAGCCTCGGCGGCGGGCGCGCGGTCGGTGCCGGGCATCGTCGCGATCGTGCGGGCGCGGCTGGCGCGGCAATTGTCCGATACGGCACGCGGGTCGGGCACGCATGTGCCGATGGTGACGCTCTCGGCTGATTGGGAAGTGGCCTTCACCGAGGCGCTGGTCGGCCCGCCGGAGGAACGCCAGCTCGCCATGGCGCCATCCCGCCTGGGCGAATTCATGCAGCGCGTGAAGGAGGTATTCGACAGCGCCTCGGCCGCGGGCGAACACCCGGTGCTGGTCTGCTCCGGCCCGATCCGCCCGCATGTGCGCGCGATCGTCGAGCGCTTCCGCCCGTCGACCGCCGTGCTGGCTCACACCGAGATTCACCCGCGCGCCAGGATCCGCACCGTTGGCACGATCTGACTCAGCGGGCCATCGCCGCCAGTTCGGTGCGCAGCAGCGCCTCGGCCTCCGGTGCCGGGATGCGCGCCAGCGCGGCAAGGTCGCGCCCGGCCGCCACGCGCGCGACGATCGCAGCCCCAAGCGCGTAGCCGCTGCGTGCCGGGATGTCCCCGCGATAGCCGTAGCCGAGGTAGCGCGCACGGACCTCGCCTGCCGTCGCATGCAGCCGGTCGGGCAGTTCCGCGGCCAGGCGCCGGAACAGCTCAGGCCCCGCATCGGCCAGCCCCGCGTCACCCAGGAACACCGCGATGCGCGGCAGGCCCGGGTTCAGCACCGCGGTCGCATGCACCGCCAGCCCCTCCTTCCAGATGCCGAGCCAGAGCGGGTCGCCGCCCGGCAGGATCAGGGATGGGTTCACCTCGTGGTGGTACATGTGGAAGCGTTCGTGATCGAGCAGCGGTCCCACCGCTTCCCCATGCAGCAGCGCCATCATGTCCAGGCCGAGGAACAGAACGACGCGGTCGTGCCACAGCCGCGTGGCGGCATCGAAATTCAGGAAGGACACGAAGGCCAGCGCGGGCACGCTCGGCGATGCATCCGGCACGGCCACGCGGAACCGCAGCAGGCGGTCGCACCACAGCGCAGGCAGCGCGGCCGACAGCCGGCGCACGACCGGCGCCACCGGATCGAACAGCGCCAGCCATCGCGCGACATCCACGCGCCCGACGCGGGCTGCGCGATAGGCCTCGATCTGCGGCGTGAACCAGCTGGCCACCAGCGCGCGGCCGCGCGCGACATCGTCACCCGCCGGCAGCGTGTCATGCGCCGTCCAGAAGGCAGGCATCAGGTCCTCGAGCCCGGGGCAGGTGCCTTGCGCACTGGCCGTGCCGGTCAACGCCATCGCTGCCATCAGGCTTCGCCTGCCCAGGACCACGCCCGCCTCCCTGCCGCGCCACGCCGCAGGCTAGCGCAGTTTCCGACCAGCGTGTCGTGCCGTGCCGGCGCGGTCGCGCCGCCTCGGGGAGCAGCCCGATGCGCCTGAAGACCTTCCGCGCCCCGCGCATGGCGGACGCGATGGCGATGCTGCGAGACGAACTCGGCGCCGAGGCCATCATCCTCGGCACG from Roseomonas fluvialis encodes the following:
- the flhA gene encoding flagellar biosynthesis protein FlhA: MNALAFPGWLRRAQPGNDVTLALGVVALLVVLVVPLPTVLLDLGLAISITLSVLVLMTALFLRRPLDFTSFPTLLLLTTLLRLALNVATTRIILTHGAEGPQAAGHVVSAFGGFLMGGDVVVGLIVFAILLVVNFMVITKGSGRIAEVAARFSLDALPGKQMAIDADLSSGLIDEGEARRRRRELEEETGFYGAMDGAAKFVRGDAIAGLIITAINLLGGMAIGVARHGMGFGDAAQTFSLLTVGDGLVSQIPALLVSIAAGIVVTKGNTEGTADQMLVGQLGAGPKPLAIAAGTAGVMALLPGMPMLPFLALAGAAGAAAWAKQKAIDAPAEAAAAPAAAADPPIAETLRIDLLRLELGYGLLSLAAGDAPRLTEQIKGLRRSIAQEMGFVLPSVRIQDNLSLSPDTYAIRVKEIEAGRGRLRPPLVLAIDPAGGVPDLPGERCNEPTFGLPALWIEEAQREDALARGCTVVDAAGVVATHLTEMVRENMAELLSFAETQKLLDDLPAEHRKLVADLVPAMIGVGGIQRVLQALLGERVSIRDLPTILEGIQEASAAGARSVPGIVAIVRARLARQLSDTARGSGTHVPMVTLSADWEVAFTEALVGPPEERQLAMAPSRLGEFMQRVKEVFDSASAAGEHPVLVCSGPIRPHVRAIVERFRPSTAVLAHTEIHPRARIRTVGTI